The nucleotide sequence GGTGGTGAACCTCGAGCAGCTCGTGATCATCGTCGCCACCGCGATCCTCTGCGGCCTGCTGTTCGCGATGTTCCGCTACAGCAAGCTCGGCATCGCGATGCAGGCCTCGTCGCAGAACCAGCTCGCGGCCTACTACATGGGCATTCCGGTCAAGCGGCTCAACGGGCTGGTGTGGGGGCTGGCGGCCGCGGTCGCGGCGATCGCCGGCATGCTGCTCGCGCCGATCACCTTCGTGCACGCCAACATGGGCTTCATCGGGCTCAAGGCCTTTCCGGCGGCGGTGGTCGGCGGCTTCGGCAGCCTGCCGGGCGCGATCGTCGGCGGGCTGGTGATCGGCATCGTCGAGTCGTTCGCGGGCTTCTACCTGCCCGACGGCTTCAAGGACACGGCGCCGTACATCGTGGTGCTGCTGATGCTGATGATCAAGCCCAACGGCCTGTTCGGCGAGAAGCTGCGCAAGAAAGTCTGAGCATGCGCTACATCTTCAAGACTTCCTACGACCAGGACATCCGCCTCGCCAAGCATGGCGGCCAGGTCTTCTGGTGCGGCCTCTTGTGCGCCTTCCTGCTGGCCGCGCCCTGGATCATCGACGAGTACTGGCTCGCGCAGCTGACCTTCGTGCTGATCTACGGCATCGTCGGCCTGGGCCTGATGCTGCTCGCGGGCTTCACGGGCCAGTTCTCGATCGGCCACGCGGCCTTCCTCGGCACCGGTGCCTACACGCAGGGCGTGCTGACCAACCTCGGCGTGCCGTTCCCGCTCGCGCTGGTCGCGGCCGCGGCGCTGTCGGCCGGCGTGGGCG is from Variovorax paradoxus and encodes:
- a CDS encoding branched-chain amino acid ABC transporter permease is translated as MQILQLLLSGIAQGCIYGLIALGFVLIYKATETVSFAQGDLMMLGAFAAFAGMSLFGMPFWLAAVLAIVAMAAFGVLLELVVIRPILGQPQFSIVMLTIGIAYVARGLVTMVPGIGTETHALAVPYKDRIWKLGELVVNLEQLVIIVATAILCGLLFAMFRYSKLGIAMQASSQNQLAAYYMGIPVKRLNGLVWGLAAAVAAIAGMLLAPITFVHANMGFIGLKAFPAAVVGGFGSLPGAIVGGLVIGIVESFAGFYLPDGFKDTAPYIVVLLMLMIKPNGLFGEKLRKKV